The Vigna unguiculata cultivar IT97K-499-35 chromosome 6, ASM411807v1, whole genome shotgun sequence genome contains a region encoding:
- the LOC114187756 gene encoding uncharacterized protein LOC114187756, translating to MECNKEEAVRAKEIAEERMQNKDFNGARKFVLKAQQLYPDLENINQMLIVCDVHCFAEQKLLGNEMDWYKILQIDLTANDTTIKKQYRKFALQLHPDKNKFSGAEAAFKLIGEAQRVLLDREKRSRLDMNLHRAPMNRATMPSHHQQNVQMNFNPVMQTTVRPIFTNLNPHQQQQSRQTSHQGPNGGRRTFWTMCSFCFVRYEYFLEVLNRSLRCQHCNRPFIANDVRMQNTVPATNSTQQAFGVQNHSQNHGAFNVGVGSRGNVHTHRSNTESHKKKRHTVDDPIKPNGKRRRKRAAESSESSESVGSTDSESEEEVRFDNDAVPGFSTHREENPRRSTRQKHQVSYKENVSDDEGSGSPSVADEEEHEEAAIINEQNGLAADKKDQQQVKGKQNFYSEEGVQNIKEELKEVREKEAVGSSNTDKTSEHSPLKSADQPVEFIYPDAEFSDFDKDKKEGSFAAGQIWAIYDTVDGMPRFYALIRKVLSPGFKLRITWFEPDAEEKDEIHWINEQLPVACGKHRLGNTESTEDPLMFSHLIVCEKIGRSRYNVYPRKGETWALFKNWDIKWHMDAESHKQYDFEFVEILSDYIEGVGVVVAYLGKLKGFTSLFSQLDGGKRTIQIPSTELFRFSHRIPSFKMTGQERVGVPVGSWELDPVSLPRNIEEIDVSGNLDVNIGHWPSSGNGTRSSDMSKFSREVDASTTKLNLERNKSSKESKDPIEHTGSDSSFSATDAFEIPDPEFYNFDAGRSIEKFQVGQIWAFYGDEDGLPKYYGQIKKIRIRPEFELQVTYLTNCWIPENCVRWEDKDMLISIGRFKIKGAGPYTYTNTRSISHQVQTIADSKKEYEIFPRKGEIWALYKNWTTKIKRSDLENLKYDIVEVVGENDLWMDVVPLELVSGYKSVFKGNSNARSARTMKIFWKELLRFSHQIPAFKLSEEHGGNLRGFWELDPGALPPHYFNSK from the coding sequence ATGGAGTGCAATAAAGAAGAGGCCGTAAGGGCCAAGGAAATTGCTGAAGAGagaatgcaaaacaaagatttCAATGGGGCTCGAAAATTTGTTCTTAAGGCACAGCAGCTATATCCTGATTTGGAGAATATTAATCAAATGCTTATTGTCTGTGATGTGCATTGCTTTGCTGAGCAGAAATTGTTAGGCAATGAGATGGACTGGTATAAAATTCTTCAAATTGATCTGACGGCTAATGATACAACAATTAAGAAGCAATACAGAAAGTTTGCCCTCCAACTTCATCCTGACAAAAACAAGTTTTCTGGTGCAGAAGCTGCTTTTAAGCTCATTGGGGAAGCTCAAAGAGTTCTTTTAGATAGAGAAAAACGATCTAGGCTTGACATGAATCTGCACAGGGCTCCAATGAACAGAGCTACCATGCCATCTCATCATCAGCAGAATGTTCAGATGAATTTTAATCCTGTGATGCAAACCACTGTTAGACCCATTTTTACAAACTTAAATCCTCATCAGCAACAACAGTCTAGGCAGACATCTCATCAGGGGCCCAATGGTGGCCGCCGTACTTTTTGGACCATGTGCTCATTTTGTTTTGTTAGATATGAGTATTTTCTGGAAGTTTTAAACAGATCTCTTCGCTGTCAACATTGCAATAGGCCCTTCATTGCAAATGATGTTCGTATGCAAAATACAGTACCAGCAACTAATTCAACTCAGCAAGCTTTTGGTGTGCAGAACCATAGTCAGAATCATGGTGCTTTCAATGTTGGTGTTGGATCTCGAGGTAATGTGCATACTCACAGATCAAATACtgaatcacacaaaaaaaaacgCCATACTGTGGATGACCCTATAAAGCCAAATggaaagagaaggagaaagcGGGCAGCTGAATCCAGTGAAAGTTCTGAATCTGTGGGCAGTACTGATTCTGAATCTGAAGAAGAGGTTCGCTTTGACAATGATGCTGTTCCTGGTTTTTCTACCCACAGAGAAGAGAATCCACGTAGATCTACGCGGCAAAAGCATCAGGTTTCCTACAAGGAAAATGTGAGTGATGATGAAGGGAGTGGATCTCCATCTGTTGCTGATGAAGAGGAGCATGAAGAGGCAGCTataattaatgaacaaaatGGTTTGGCTGCTGATAAGAAAGATCAGCAACAGGTTAAGGGGAAGCAGAACTTTTATTCTGAAGAGGGCgttcaaaatataaaagaggAGCTTAAGGAGGTGAGGGAAAAAGAGGCAGTGGGTAGCTCGAACACAGACAAAACTTCAGAGCATTCACCCTTGAAATCAGCAGATCAACCAGTTGAGTTTATTTATCCAGATGCAGAATTCAGTGACTTTGACAAAGACAAGAAAGAGGGGTCTTTTGCTGCTGGGCAGATTTGGGCTATTTACGATACTGTAGATGGTATGCCTCGATTCTATGCTTTAATCAGAAAAGTTCTCTCTCCTGGATTCAAGTTGCGAATAACATGGTTTGAACCAGATGCGGAAGAGAAAGATGAAATCCACTGGATAAATGAGCAATTGCCAGTTGCTTGTGGGAAACATAGACTTGGTAATACAGAAAGTACCGAAGATCCATTGATGTTCTCTCATCTTATTGTTTGTGAAAAGATTGGCCGCAGTAGGTATAACGTATATCCTAGAAAGGGAGAAACGTGGGctcttttcaaaaattgggaTATCAAATGGCATATGGATGCAGAGTCTCATAAGCAGtatgattttgaatttgtcGAAATCTTATCAGATTACATTGAAGGTGTGGGAGTAGTTGTTGCGTACTTGGGTAAATTGAAAGGTTTTACATCTCTATTCTCTCAACTGGATGGAGGCAAGCGTACCATTCAAATTCCATCAACCGAGTTATTCAGATTCTCTCACAGGATTCCATCTTTTAAAATGACTGGTCAGGAAAGAGTTGGTGTTCCTGTAGGGTCTTGGGAACTTGATCCTGTATCCCTGCCAAGGAATATTGAGGAAATTGATGTTTCTGGAAATTTGGATGTAAATATCGGGCATTGGCCATCTAGTGGGAATGGCACAAGGTCTTCGGATATGTCGAAATTTTCCAGGGAGGTAGATGCATCTACTACAAAGCTTAATTTGGAAAGAAACAAATCTTCAAAGGAAAGCAAGGATCCCATTGAACATACTGGTAGTGATTCTTCATTCTCAGCCACAGATGCTTTTGAAATTCCAGATCCTGAGTTCTATAATTTTGATGCTGGGAGGTCCATAGAAAAGTTTCAGGTTGGTCAGATTTGGGCATtttatggggatgaggatggacTACCAAAATACTATGGTCAGATTAAGAAGATTAGGATCAGACCAGAATTTGAGTTGCAAGTTACTTATCTTACTAACTGCTGGATACCAGAGAACTGTGTCAGATGGGAAGATAAAGACATGCTTATTTCCATTGGCAGATTTAAAATCAAAGGCGCCGGTCCCTACACTTATACTAACACCCGTTCTATTTCACATCAGGTGCAGACTATTGCTGACAGTAAGAAGGAATATGAAATTTTTCCAAGGAAAGGCGAAATTTGGGCACTGTACAAGAATTGGACGACTAAAATAAAACGTTCTGATCTGGAAAATTTGAAGTATGACATAGTGGAAGTTGTTGGAGAAAATGATTTGTGGATGGATGTTGTACCTTTGGAGTTGGTAAGTGGTTATAAGTCAGTTTTTAAGGGCAACTCAAATGCACGATCAGCTAGGACcatgaaaatattttggaaagaGTTGCTCAGGTTCTCCCACCAAATCCCTGCCTTTAAACTATCAGAAGAACATGGTGGCAATCTGAGAGGCTTCTGGGAGCTTGATCCTGGAGCACTACCCCCTCATTATTTTAATAGCAAATGA